In Sphingomonas sp. BGYR3, the genomic stretch CCGATCCGCCGCGTGGTGGATGCGGTGCTGACGGCGGGGCAGGAGGTGCAGCTGCACCTGCACCCCGGATGGACCCGCGCGGTACCGGGCGATGGCGGCGCGTCGCACGCACCGTTCAACCTCATCGATTATGCCGAGACGGAACAGGCGCAGTTGCTGGGCGGGGCGATCGACCTGATCATGGCGGCGGGCGCGCCGCGCCCGGTGGCGTTCCGGGCGGGCAGCTATGCCGCGAACGATGCAACGCTGCGTGCCCTGGCCAGCCACGGCATCCGCTATGACAGCAGCCATAATGGTGCCGCTGCGCCCGCGCCCAGTGCCATCGACCTGCCGCCGACCCGGATATCCCCGATCGAGCATCAGGGCGTGATCGAAGTGCCGGTGACGGTCATCGAGGACGCGCCGGGGCATTTGCGACATTTCCAGATCTGTGCGCTGTCGGCCGGGGAAATGCGCGCGGCAATCGGCCATGCGCTGCACGCCGGGCATCAGGCGATCACGATCGTCGGCCATAGTTTCGAACTGGCCAACCGGGCGGGGACCCGCGCCAACGGGGTGCATGTGCGCCGGTTCGACGCGCTGCTGACCATGCTGGCTGACCTGCGCGAAATGCTGCCCACCCGTCATTTCGCCGAGCTGCCCGAATGGCGGCTGGATGCCGAGGACCGGCCGCTTGGCCCCGATCCGCTGCGCACCGCATGGCGGCAGGCGGAACAGCTCTGGTCCAACTGGGTGGAGGAGCGCGCGGCGTGAAGGCGGTTGCCATCCAGTCGGGTGTGCCGCTGATCGCGCCGTCGCCGCCCTGGCCAGTGCATTTTCAGGTCGGTGCGCGCACGATCCTGACCGTCAGGCGGCGGCTGTCGCGGGTGCCGCTGGGTCTGGACGCGGTGCTGGCCGATGCCGCGCCCGTCCTGCCGCCGTTGCTGCCGGGCGAGCATGGCTACCTTGTCACATCACTGCCGGTGCAGCATGTCGCCGCCCTGACATCGGCGGGCGCCGGTCTGCTGGTTTGCGAACGGCAACGCTACACCCGGTTTCACACTGACCTGTCGATCGGGTTCGACGCCTGGTTCGCCGCCCTGTCCGGCAACACGCGGTCGGGACTGAAGCGCAAGGAAAAGAAGCTGGCGTCGGCGGGCAGGGTGCGGATCGAACGGTATCGCAGCCCGGCCGAGGTCGCCGCCTTTCACCCGCTGGCGCGGCAGGTGGCGGCGCGCACCTATCAGGAACGATTGCTGGACGCGGCATTGCCCGCCGACGACGGGTATCAGGCGGAAATGCTGGCCCTGGCGGCGGCGGGGCGGGCGCGGGGATGGATCCTGTCCATCGACGACCGCCCGGTCGCCTATCTGTGGTGCCCGGTCAGCGACGGCATCGTCCGGTACGAACATGTCGGCCATGATCCCGCGTGGAACGACTGGTCGCCGGGCAGCGTGCTGCATCTGACGGCGATGCGCGACCTGTTTGCCGAAGGGACGCTGGCCCAGTTCGATTTCACCGAAGGGGAGGGGCAGCACAAGCGTCAGCTGGCAACCGGTGGCGTTGCCTGTGCCGACCTGTTGCTGTTGCGGCCGGGCCTGTCCAATCGGGCGCTGATCGGCGCGCTGTCCGCCTTTGACGGCGGAGTGGCGTTTGCCAAGCGCGCGCTGGGCAGCGACTGGGCACGGCGGCTGCGGCGTTGACCCCCCGCCCCTGATCGGGGAGGACGAGGGCCGATGCACCTGATCGCGCCTGCCACCATCCTGTCGGTTCGCCTGCATGGCGAGCATGGCGCGATCGTGCGCGGGCTGACCGAGGCGGCGGGCGTCGTTGCGGGCTATGTGCGCGGCGG encodes the following:
- a CDS encoding GNAT family N-acetyltransferase, translated to MKAVAIQSGVPLIAPSPPWPVHFQVGARTILTVRRRLSRVPLGLDAVLADAAPVLPPLLPGEHGYLVTSLPVQHVAALTSAGAGLLVCERQRYTRFHTDLSIGFDAWFAALSGNTRSGLKRKEKKLASAGRVRIERYRSPAEVAAFHPLARQVAARTYQERLLDAALPADDGYQAEMLALAAAGRARGWILSIDDRPVAYLWCPVSDGIVRYEHVGHDPAWNDWSPGSVLHLTAMRDLFAEGTLAQFDFTEGEGQHKRQLATGGVACADLLLLRPGLSNRALIGALSAFDGGVAFAKRALGSDWARRLRR
- a CDS encoding polysaccharide deacetylase; its protein translation is MATDVFLTIDTELSWRQHRAGHDLPAIVARSLEPAGVGIAHQLRCLNDHGLKACFFIDPMPAIPFGLDPIRRVVDAVLTAGQEVQLHLHPGWTRAVPGDGGASHAPFNLIDYAETEQAQLLGGAIDLIMAAGAPRPVAFRAGSYAANDATLRALASHGIRYDSSHNGAAAPAPSAIDLPPTRISPIEHQGVIEVPVTVIEDAPGHLRHFQICALSAGEMRAAIGHALHAGHQAITIVGHSFELANRAGTRANGVHVRRFDALLTMLADLREMLPTRHFAELPEWRLDAEDRPLGPDPLRTAWRQAEQLWSNWVEERAA